The Theobroma cacao cultivar B97-61/B2 chromosome 1, Criollo_cocoa_genome_V2, whole genome shotgun sequence genome contains the following window.
TCCTTGAAGACTTGAAGCCCATGTATGTGGCCTTGAAGAAGAATGGTAATGATAGAAGGGTCACGGTGTTTAGATAATCCCAGCGTCAAACTTGGTTCAGGGCACGGAGGGTAGTGGTTAATCATGATTTTTGGAGCTTGAATGAGGTCGCTGCTGAAATATCCAGCGCTAAGTCCTAACCCTTCACAGATCAACTCCAGAATTCTACAACTCAGCTTCCTTAATTCAACCGAATACGCCCCAACCACCTCTCTGAAATAATGAACATTAAGAAATGGGTGGGTCAAACTCTCAAAACGTCAACACATATTAAGGCGAGGAATTTTCATGCAAAAAGCTGGAAAGTTTCAGATATCATGTCAAGCTTATATATATGACTTGATAGTTTACCTGTATCTAGTTGGCTTTTCAGGCCAAAATTGAATGTATTCCTCTAAAGGAAGGCATGGGTGCGTCATGGCGTCCCTCCAATAGTGAAAATCCTCCTTGGGATAAACATAGCTGCTTGTGTACAGCTTGCAGCCTCCACTTGGGTCCTTGGAGCATTCCCTTTCCTTGTCCACCGCAGGCATTGCATGGAATTCCTCTGCAACGTTCATGGTTTTATCCATTAAATCCTCAGAAACTCCATGGTTGATTACCTGCCGATTCAGAAATATGTATGGTCTAGAATTAGTCAACGAAAAAAAAGTGCCTCAAAAAACAACAAATACGAATGTGATCATATACAGCATAGCTTGTTGAGATGCTTCGAttcttgatgaaaatttaagaaaGCAATATTAAGAGAGAAATGTGATAGGCACTGACTGAACCTGGAAAAATCCGTACTCTTCACCAGCTTTCAGAATTTGCTGAATTGTCTCGTTTCGATCATGCCGCTCAAGATCAACCACTGGAATTGATTGTCCTAGAGGAACAATGAGCTTTCCAGGTCTGCTCTCTGGTGGCATTACATAGCTTTCTGGTAAGGAACCATCATAACACCAGCTTGAAAGCAATTCCATGATTTTCAATTCAACGCTTATGTTTGAAAGTAGAAGACAGTTTTATTCAATGCTGTGAAAGACTTTGAGGCCAAGCTAGAGGAAGTAAAGGGCATTAAAATCCTTACTGGAAAGTTGACcaataaataaacaataaaaatctTTGGCAAGCTTGCCTTTTATAATCAGCGGTAGGCAAATGCACTGCATCATCAAATTTCTAAGAATACAGCAATGATTTGGCTGAAGATATTGAATTGGCAAGTTGACATTATAAATTTAGTTCACATTGTTTTTCCACCTTTCTTTGTTCCGAGGTGATGACGAAtgaattgttattttatttcttggtGGGAAATGTATAGTTCCGTATAAGTACAAAATTTCTCAGATTCGTGGGATTGGCATCTTAGACTCCGTCTTCATGGGTTTCtataaatgatgaaaagatATGTCGATTTGATAAAAGAAAGTTTGAAGATTGTTTATTGATTGCATATGATGCATGGTTAAGCCATCATTTTTGCTTAGAAGGGGAGTCAGGAAACAACGTAATTCTAAAATGATGTATACTGACATTAAGGTTAACCTTTTCGAGtatgatgaaaatgaaatgtatGCCATTCTTACTAGTTAGATCAGCATTAAAGATGGGATTGTGCAAAATTAAAGCAGAGTTTGACAAAATGCTTGCCACAACACTAGTAGACCTGTCATTTATGCTATGCAGCCACATCAAATGTcccattttccattttccatcACTGATCAATTCGATACAAATAAAAGAGTATTGAAAAGCTTCTGTCAAAGTGACCTGTCCGTTTCTAGCTTTCCCTCAATCCCCAAATGCATGCAACACAAAGAATGGTTGTTCTCGGTCTTAAAataattgtgaaaattttcaagtttgcTTACTTCACGGAATATAATAAGGATTGTTTTTAGGCTAAAGCTTAGTAATGTTAAGGAAAACTGTCTTACAGATAGTTAATTATAGAATTTCCGACAATCACGTATTGCTAACCACTACATGATGAACAACTACATGGGTGATTGCAATAAGTAAAGTAGAAACCATTGActacaaaatgaaaatgaccAAAGGAAAAGCAACTCCATGCATCCATCCAACAAGCAGTGCAAAGAAAACAACACTATTTATGAAGACATATTCAATGTATTCTCCACTTTAAAAGCCGGCAAGCCAAGCTCCTAATAAAGATAGATATGCCAACTTAGTAATGCCGTGTTTTCTGGAAACTGGATTTTGCATTCTACaaccaaaatccaaaaatatATCTCAAAGAATCAATTGAAGGAATTGAATTCCAGCACAACATTCTTATCTATGCCCTCCCCCCTCCGCTATTTCACTAAACATCTCTCATTTATATTCTGAAAAGGGTTGTTGGCATGGGAAATTAATTTAGGCCTCAACACTTCAAAAATACTCAACTACTTGGATTTCAAGCAacaatttttggaaaattaattAGCTGTATGGCCCTCATGTATATATTATCAAACACCCACCCTCCTTTATTTACGAAAGAGTTGCTGGCATCAGGGAATTATTTGAATACACATGCATCTCAGTACTTCAAAATGGTTAAATACTTT
Protein-coding sequences here:
- the LOC18613162 gene encoding hyoscyamine 6-dioxygenase; amino-acid sequence: MELLSSWCYDGSLPESYVMPPESRPGKLIVPLGQSIPVVDLERHDRNETIQQILKAGEEYGFFQVINHGVSEDLMDKTMNVAEEFHAMPAVDKERECSKDPSGGCKLYTSSYVYPKEDFHYWRDAMTHPCLPLEEYIQFWPEKPTRYREVVGAYSVELRKLSCRILELICEGLGLSAGYFSSDLIQAPKIMINHYPPCPEPSLTLGLSKHRDPSIITILLQGHIHGLQVFKDGHWIGVEPLPHAFVVNIGFLLQIISNGKLKGAEHRVVTNSRDARTTISYFVYPSDQTLVEPAKALVNACNPTLYKAFKFFDFVSAFLLKPGNTGEAVKELISAPHTLNC